A genomic stretch from Numida meleagris isolate 19003 breed g44 Domestic line chromosome 2, NumMel1.0, whole genome shotgun sequence includes:
- the LOC110394722 gene encoding solute carrier family 22 member 13-like → MSCAWFVNSLVYYGLSLNVTNFGLDIYLTQLAFGAVEIPGRFGCIFMLQWFGRKKSQGGLLLLSGLVCLILTVIPEDQPVVITVLATIGKFTASASFSSAYVYTAELFPTVIRQSGVGLCSMVARVAGIIAPLIRLLEQYHRAIPMAIYGGATMVGGLLCFLLPETRGVELADSTEGGQPTAVVHENTSSSSEKGHVKAKDGGHVNENTKNTYF, encoded by the exons ATGTCGTGTGCCTG gtTTGTTAACAGCCTTGTGTACTACGGCCTGAGTCTGAACGTGACTAATTTTGGTCTGGACATCTACCTGACACAGCTTGCATTTGGAGCAGTGGAAATCCCAGGCCGTTTTGGTTGTATCTTCATGCTACAGTGGTTTGGGAGGAAGAAATCCCAGGGTGGTTTGCTTCTGCTGAGTGGCCTTGTGTGTCTGATACTCACTGTCATCCCTGAAG aCCAGCCTGTGGTGATCACCGTCCTGGCCACAATTGGCAAGTTTACAGCCTCGGCCTCATTCTCCTCAGCCTACGTCTATACTGCAGAGCTCTTCCCCACCGTCATCAG GCAGAGCGGCGTGGGGCTGTGCTCGATGGTGGCACGGGTGGCAGGGATCATCGCCCCGCTGATCCGCCTCCTGGAGCAGTACCACCGGGCCATCCCCATGGCCATCTATGGCGGTGCCACCATGGTGGgggggctgctctgcttcctgctgcctgaGACCCGTGGTGTTGAACTGGCGGATAGCACAGAGGGTGGCCAGCCCACGGCAGTG GTCCATGAAAataccagcagcagctctgaaaaagGACATGTGAAAGCAAAAGATGGTGGCCATGTCAATGAGAACACAAAGAACACTTACTTCTAG